A region from the Benincasa hispida cultivar B227 chromosome 10, ASM972705v1, whole genome shotgun sequence genome encodes:
- the LOC120088167 gene encoding serine/threonine-protein phosphatase PP2A-2 catalytic subunit, with protein MDSVSSNSHGNLDEQISQLMQCKPLNEQEVRVLCEKAKEILMDESNVQPVKSPVTICGDIHGQFHDLAELFRIGGKCPDTNYLFMGDYVDRGYYSVETVTLLVALKVRYPQRITILRGNHESRQITQVYGFYDECLRKYGNANVWKIFTDLFDYFPLTALVESEIFCLHGGLSPSIETLDNIRNFDRVQEVPHEGPMCDLLWSDPDDRCGWGISPRGAGYTFGQDISEQFNHSNNLKLIARAHQLVMEGYNWSHEQKVVTIFSAPNYCYRCGNMASILEVDDCKAHTFIQFEPAPRRGEPDVTRRTPDYFL; from the exons ATGGATTCCGTATCTTCAAACTCCCATGGAAATCTGGACGAGCAGATTTCCCAGCTCATGCAGTGCAAGCCCTTGAACGAGCAGGAG GTAAGAGTATTGTGTGAGAAAGCTAAGGAGATATTAATGGACGAGAGCAATGTACAG CCCGTTAAAAGTCCAGTAACAATATGTGGTGATATTCACGGGCAATTTCATGACCTTGCAGAACTTTTTCGCATTGGAGGGAAG TGTCCAGATACGAATTACTTGTTTATGGGAGATTATGTTGATCGTGGCTACTACTCGGTTGAAACTGTTACA CTTTTAGTGGCCCTTAAAGTCCGATATCCCCAACGCATCACAATTCTTAGAGGAAATCATGAAAGTCGTCAG ATAACACAAGTTTATGGGTTCTATGACGAATGCTTAAGAAA GTACGGCAATGCTAATgtttggaagatttttactgaTCTGTTTGACTATTTTCCGCTGACAGCACTG GTCGAATCAGAAATATTCTGTCTGCATGGTGGTTTATCTCCATCCATTGAAACCCTTGACAATATTCGGAATTTTGATCGTGTTCAAGAAGTTCCTCATGAAGGTCCCATGTGCGATCTCTTATGGTCTGACCCAGATGATCGATGTGGGTGGGGAATTTCTCCCAGAGGTGCTGGATATACCTTTGGTCAG GATATATCTGAGCAGTTTAACCATAGTAATAATTTAAAGTTGATTGCGAGAGCTCATCAGCTAGTGATGGAAGGATATAACTGGAGTCAT GAACAAAAAGTTGTGACTATATTTAGTGCACCTAATTATTGCTATCGCTGTGGAAATATGGCATCAATTCTGGAAGTTGATGACTGCAAGGCGCACACTTTCATTCAG TTTGAACCAGCTCCAAGGAGGGGAGAACCAGATGTTACTCGAAGAACTCCCGACTACTTCTTATGA